One stretch of Solea senegalensis isolate Sse05_10M unplaced genomic scaffold, IFAPA_SoseM_1 scf7180000017798, whole genome shotgun sequence DNA includes these proteins:
- the mob2a gene encoding MOB kinase activator 2a isoform X4 has protein sequence MDWLMGKSKTKPNGKKPPTEEKKQYLEPEFTKIRVVDFDLKELVVLPREIDLNEWLASNTTTFFNLINLQYSTISEFCTGDTCQAMTACNTIYYWYDERGKKTKCTAPQYVDFVMSLCQKLVTDEEIFPTKYGKEFPNSFESLVKKICRYLFHVLAHLYWAHFKETVALDLQGHLNTLYAHFIVFVREFNLVDPKETCIMDDLSEILCTPAPLPAPAPAPSAPASAPSPSSQNHVTER, from the exons GAAGTCAAAGACAAAGCCAAATGGAAAGAAGCCTccaacagaagagaaaaaacagtACTTGGAACCGGAGTTCACAAAAATCCGTGTGGTGGACTTCGACCTCAAGGAGCTGGTGGTGCTGCCCAGAGAGATAGACCTAAATGAATGGCTGGCCAGCAACA CAACAACGTTCTTCAACCTTATCAACCTGCAGTACAGTACCATCTCAGAGTTCTGCACTGGGGACACCTGTCAAGCCATGACAGCCTGCAACAC AATATACTACTGGTATGACGAGAGGGGGAAGAAGACAAAGTGCACTGCTCCGCAATATGTCGACTTTGTAATGAGTCTTTGTCAGAAACTGGTCACAGACGAGGAAATCTTTCCTACAAAATACG gCAAAGAGTTTCCCAACTCCTTTGAGTCCTTGGTAAAGAAGATCTGCCGGTATCTGTTTCATGTGCTGGCTCACCTCTACTGGGCGCACTTTAAAGAGACGGTGGCTCTGGACCTGCAGGGCCACTTGAACACTCTATATGCACATTTCATCGTTTTCGTAAGGGAATTCAACCTGGTCGACCCCAAGGAGACCTGTATCATGGACGACCTGTCCGAAATCCTCTGCACCCCCGCCCCGCTGCCTGCGCCGGCCCCGGCCCCCTCCGCCCCAGCCTCGGcgccctccccctcctcacaaAACCATGTCACGGAGAGATGA
- the mob2a gene encoding MOB kinase activator 2a isoform X2, with protein sequence MRFKRNGSYTLNRKSKTKPNGKKPPTEEKKQYLEPEFTKIRVVDFDLKELVVLPREIDLNEWLASNTTTFFNLINLQYSTISEFCTGDTCQAMTACNTIYYWYDERGKKTKCTAPQYVDFVMSLCQKLVTDEEIFPTKYGKEFPNSFESLVKKICRYLFHVLAHLYWAHFKETVALDLQGHLNTLYAHFIVFVREFNLVDPKETCIMDDLSEILCTPAPLPAPAPAPSAPASAPSPSSQNHVTER encoded by the exons GAAGTCAAAGACAAAGCCAAATGGAAAGAAGCCTccaacagaagagaaaaaacagtACTTGGAACCGGAGTTCACAAAAATCCGTGTGGTGGACTTCGACCTCAAGGAGCTGGTGGTGCTGCCCAGAGAGATAGACCTAAATGAATGGCTGGCCAGCAACA CAACAACGTTCTTCAACCTTATCAACCTGCAGTACAGTACCATCTCAGAGTTCTGCACTGGGGACACCTGTCAAGCCATGACAGCCTGCAACAC AATATACTACTGGTATGACGAGAGGGGGAAGAAGACAAAGTGCACTGCTCCGCAATATGTCGACTTTGTAATGAGTCTTTGTCAGAAACTGGTCACAGACGAGGAAATCTTTCCTACAAAATACG gCAAAGAGTTTCCCAACTCCTTTGAGTCCTTGGTAAAGAAGATCTGCCGGTATCTGTTTCATGTGCTGGCTCACCTCTACTGGGCGCACTTTAAAGAGACGGTGGCTCTGGACCTGCAGGGCCACTTGAACACTCTATATGCACATTTCATCGTTTTCGTAAGGGAATTCAACCTGGTCGACCCCAAGGAGACCTGTATCATGGACGACCTGTCCGAAATCCTCTGCACCCCCGCCCCGCTGCCTGCGCCGGCCCCGGCCCCCTCCGCCCCAGCCTCGGcgccctccccctcctcacaaAACCATGTCACGGAGAGATGA
- the mob2a gene encoding MOB kinase activator 2a isoform X3 yields the protein MGVLVCCDCFFYRKSKTKPNGKKPPTEEKKQYLEPEFTKIRVVDFDLKELVVLPREIDLNEWLASNTTTFFNLINLQYSTISEFCTGDTCQAMTACNTIYYWYDERGKKTKCTAPQYVDFVMSLCQKLVTDEEIFPTKYGKEFPNSFESLVKKICRYLFHVLAHLYWAHFKETVALDLQGHLNTLYAHFIVFVREFNLVDPKETCIMDDLSEILCTPAPLPAPAPAPSAPASAPSPSSQNHVTER from the exons GAAGTCAAAGACAAAGCCAAATGGAAAGAAGCCTccaacagaagagaaaaaacagtACTTGGAACCGGAGTTCACAAAAATCCGTGTGGTGGACTTCGACCTCAAGGAGCTGGTGGTGCTGCCCAGAGAGATAGACCTAAATGAATGGCTGGCCAGCAACA CAACAACGTTCTTCAACCTTATCAACCTGCAGTACAGTACCATCTCAGAGTTCTGCACTGGGGACACCTGTCAAGCCATGACAGCCTGCAACAC AATATACTACTGGTATGACGAGAGGGGGAAGAAGACAAAGTGCACTGCTCCGCAATATGTCGACTTTGTAATGAGTCTTTGTCAGAAACTGGTCACAGACGAGGAAATCTTTCCTACAAAATACG gCAAAGAGTTTCCCAACTCCTTTGAGTCCTTGGTAAAGAAGATCTGCCGGTATCTGTTTCATGTGCTGGCTCACCTCTACTGGGCGCACTTTAAAGAGACGGTGGCTCTGGACCTGCAGGGCCACTTGAACACTCTATATGCACATTTCATCGTTTTCGTAAGGGAATTCAACCTGGTCGACCCCAAGGAGACCTGTATCATGGACGACCTGTCCGAAATCCTCTGCACCCCCGCCCCGCTGCCTGCGCCGGCCCCGGCCCCCTCCGCCCCAGCCTCGGcgccctccccctcctcacaaAACCATGTCACGGAGAGATGA
- the mob2a gene encoding MOB kinase activator 2a isoform X1 yields the protein MVGDYCSFSGDKTVMHSQRNSRSGLSCKMVLQAVGKVLRKSKTKPNGKKPPTEEKKQYLEPEFTKIRVVDFDLKELVVLPREIDLNEWLASNTTTFFNLINLQYSTISEFCTGDTCQAMTACNTIYYWYDERGKKTKCTAPQYVDFVMSLCQKLVTDEEIFPTKYGKEFPNSFESLVKKICRYLFHVLAHLYWAHFKETVALDLQGHLNTLYAHFIVFVREFNLVDPKETCIMDDLSEILCTPAPLPAPAPAPSAPASAPSPSSQNHVTER from the exons ATGGTCGGAGATTATTGTTCTTTTTCCGGAGACAAGACGGTCATGCACTCACAGAGAAACTCCAGAAGCGGACTAAGTTGCAAAATGGTTCTTCAAGCAGTCGGAAAAGTACTAAG GAAGTCAAAGACAAAGCCAAATGGAAAGAAGCCTccaacagaagagaaaaaacagtACTTGGAACCGGAGTTCACAAAAATCCGTGTGGTGGACTTCGACCTCAAGGAGCTGGTGGTGCTGCCCAGAGAGATAGACCTAAATGAATGGCTGGCCAGCAACA CAACAACGTTCTTCAACCTTATCAACCTGCAGTACAGTACCATCTCAGAGTTCTGCACTGGGGACACCTGTCAAGCCATGACAGCCTGCAACAC AATATACTACTGGTATGACGAGAGGGGGAAGAAGACAAAGTGCACTGCTCCGCAATATGTCGACTTTGTAATGAGTCTTTGTCAGAAACTGGTCACAGACGAGGAAATCTTTCCTACAAAATACG gCAAAGAGTTTCCCAACTCCTTTGAGTCCTTGGTAAAGAAGATCTGCCGGTATCTGTTTCATGTGCTGGCTCACCTCTACTGGGCGCACTTTAAAGAGACGGTGGCTCTGGACCTGCAGGGCCACTTGAACACTCTATATGCACATTTCATCGTTTTCGTAAGGGAATTCAACCTGGTCGACCCCAAGGAGACCTGTATCATGGACGACCTGTCCGAAATCCTCTGCACCCCCGCCCCGCTGCCTGCGCCGGCCCCGGCCCCCTCCGCCCCAGCCTCGGcgccctccccctcctcacaaAACCATGTCACGGAGAGATGA